From the genome of Phycicoccus duodecadis:
TGACGTCGTCGCCGACGACGCGGACCGTGACCCTGGCCGACTTCTGCGAGGTCTTCTTGCCGTTGTTGACCTTGTACGAGAACTCGAACAGGCCGCCCGCGGCCTCCGCCGGGACCGACACGTCGACCGCCTGCCCGTCGGCCGAGACCGTGGCGGCGACGCCCTTCGTCGAGGGGGCCGTGACGTCGCGCTGGTCGATGGCCAGCACCGAGCCGGCCGCGTCCGTGTCGTTGTCGAGCACGTGCAGCTTGCTGGTGCGGCCGGGGCGGACCGTCTCGGCGTCGTCCTTGGCGGTGGGCGGCTGCTGGGCCGCCGTGTCGTCGAGGAGGTTCTCGTCCTTCTTCCGGGTCTTGTCGTCCTCCTGCACCGGCGGGGTGAGGGCGTCCCAGTTGTCGATCTTCGTGGGCTTGTCCTCGAGGTCCCACACGCCGCCGTTGTCGAGGTCGTTGAGGACGACGAGCCCACGGTTGACCCGCAGCGCCACCCCGTCCCGCGTCGGCAGCGTGCCCTCGGCGGGCAACGTGGTGCTCGGCTCGTCACCGACGCGGCCGCAGTTGGCCCCGTAGAAGACACGCTCCTCCTCGGCCCAGGCGGCGTGGAGGCACCCCGCCAGCACGACCGGGCGCGACAGCAGCACAGCGCCCGGTACCCGGTTGACGCGCTCGCCGACGACGACGCCCCCCGGTGAGACCCCGCCGTCGAGCGGCACCTGCGCGGCCCGGTCGGCCGACTGCACGACCACGGCCTCGGCATCCGGGCCGGGCTGCTGCAGCGCCGCGAACCGGGCGCCGTCGACCGTGACCTGTGCGTCGAACCCCGCAGGCCTGCTCGCGGTGTAGACGCGGTCCCTGGCGGCGTCGTACGCCACCCAGGCGCGTCCGACCGCGGTGATGTCGGGGGTGGCGGCGCGCAACGACGTGGGGGCGACGACGGGTCGGGCGAAGCCGGCCGCGGCCGGAGCCACCGACGTGACGCGACCGTCGGCCCCGGAGACGACGTGGATGACGCCGTCGAGACCGACCGCCAGCGCGCCGTTCGGGCCGACCGTGGCCACCGGCTCGGCACCCGTGGCCAGCCCGGGCAGGTTGTCGGTGCCGGTCGCGGGGTCGACGCGCTGGGCGTAGACCTTGCCGGCAGCCGGGTCGAGCAGGGCCAGGGTGCCTCCGCCGAGGGCCACCGGGCGCGGCGTCCACCGGCCGGGGACGGACTTCACGGCCGGGACGGTGGCGGCGGGGTCGCCGGCGGTGGAGGTGCGCACGTCGATGGGGAAGAGCTCGCCGGTGTCGGTGCGCAGGCCGAGCACGGCGGCGCCGTCCTGGAGCACGTCGAGGCCGGCGCCGGTGCCGGCGTCGGTGGCGACCCCGGTGTCGAGCTGGCCGATGGGCACGTTGGCCTTGGCGAACTTCGCCTGCGCGGCGGAGCTGACGAAGACGCCGGCGTCGTTCAGGTCGGTCTCGTGCACGGTAGTGCCGTCGCTGGCCACCGCCACGTACCCGAGGGCGGAGGCGACCAGCGCCACCGTGACCAGGCTCGCGACGCGTCGGCGGGCCCGGCGGGTCGCCGCCGCACGGGCACCGGCACCACGCATCACGACGTTCCTCCTCCACGGCCCCGAGCCCGCCCCGACGTCCCCGGTCGGGGGGCGTGACCACCCTAGACCGCGTGGGCGGCCTCCCGGCGCCGATCCGGAGGGGAGGGCTCCCCTTCGGCGCGACCCGGCCGCCGGCCGTCCCTCCCGCGCGCCTCGGAGGGGATGTCGGAGGGCCGACCTACGGTTCGGGACATGACGATGGTCCAGGGCACGTTCGACGACCTGGGCACGCCCCTGTCGTCGGTCACCTTCGTCGTCGTCGACCTGGAGACCACCGGCGGCAGCCCGGCCGAGTGCGGCATCACCGAGATCGGCGCGGTCAAGGTCCGCGCCGGCGAGGTCCTCGGGGAGTTCCAGACCCTGGTCGACCCCGGCGAGCCCATCCCGGCCTTCATCGCGGTGCTCACCGGCATCACCGACGCCATGGTGGCGGGCGCGCCACGCATCGAAGCCGCGCTGCCCGCCTTCCTCGAGTTCGCCGCCGGCAGCGTGCTGGTGGCCCACAACGCGCGCTTCGACGTCTCCTTCCTCAAGGCGGCCGCGGCCCGCACCGAGCACCCCTGGCCCGGCTTCCCGGTGCTCGACACCGTGCACCTGGCCCGCCAGCTGGTCCGGCGCGACGAGGTGCCCAACCATCGCCTCGGCTCGCTGGCGCGGCTGTTCCGCTCGCGCACCACCCCCGACCACCGGGCCCTGCACGACGCCCGCGCCACCGTCGACGTCCTGCACGGGCTCATCGAGCGGGTCGGCAACCTCGGCGTGCACTCGCTCGAGGAGCTCCTCGACTACACCGCGCGGGTCTCCCCCGCCCGGCGCCGCAAGCGCCACCTGGCCGACGACCTGCCCGACGCGCCCGGGGTCTACCTGTTCAAGGACGGCCACGGCCACGTGCTCTACGTCGGCACCTCGGTGTCCATCCGCACGCGGGTGCGCTCGTACTTCACCGCCTCCGAGCACCGGCGGCGGATGGGTGAGATGGTGCGCCTCGCCGAGTCCGTCAGCCCGGTCGTCTGCGCCACCACTCTCGAGGCCGAGGTCCGCGAGCTGCGGCTCATCGCCGAGCACAAGCCTCGCTACAACCGTCGCTCACGGCACCCCGAGAAGGCCCTGTGGGTCAAGCTCACGGTCGAGCCCTTCCCGCGGCTCTCGGTGGTGCGGGCGGTCGCCGCCGACGACGCGCGCTACGTCGGGCCCTTCGGGTCGCGCCACGCGGCCGAGGCCGCGGTGGCCGCGGTCCACGAGGTCCTGCCCCTGCGCCAGTGCGTCGAGCGGCTCTCGCCGACGCGGCCGCGGGCCGCGTGCGCCCTGGCCGAGATGGGCCGCTGCGGCGCCCCCTGCACCGGCGCCCAGTCGGTCGAGCAGTACTCCGAGGTCGTCGGGCGGGCAGCGCGGCTGCTCAGCGGCGGGGGTCGCGAGCTGCTCGTCGCCCTCCAGGAGCGGATGGACACCCTGGCCGCGGCCGAGCGCTTCGAGGACGCCCAGGTCGTGCGCGACCGGCTGGTCGCGTTCGTCCGGGGGGCCACCCGCAGCCAGCGCCTCGACCCGCTGGCCCGCATCCCCGAGCTCGTCGCGGCCCGCCGGTCCGTCACCGGCGGCTGGGAGGTCGTGTGCGTGCGTCACGGGCGCTTGGCGGGCAGCACCACCTCGCCGCGCGGCGCCGACCCGATGCCCTACATCGCGGCCCTGCGCGCCAGCGCCGAGGTCGTCTCGGCTCCGCTCGCCCCCGCCACCGCCGCCACGCCCGAGGAGAGCGAGAAGGTGCTGCGCTGGCTGGAGGCCCCCGGCGTGCGGATCGTCGACGTCGACGGCGCCTGGACGTGCCCGGTGGCCGGGGCGGCCGCCGTGCGCGAGGAGCTCGAGCCGCTCGAGACCTCCCGGCGCGCCGCCGCCGGGTTCGCCGGCGTCCGCTGACCGCGAGCGGCTCGACACCAGGGTTCCGGCACGAGACAAGACCTGCCAGGTCTTGTCTCGTCGGCTTTTCGGGGTGACCCCGAAAAGCAGGGAGGAACGGGGCGGGCGTAGCGTCCGGAGCATGAGCGACCTGCACCTCATCGACGTCCCTGTCCCCGGCGGCACCGCCGAGGCCCACGTCTCGCGCCCGCCCTCCGGCCACGGCCCCGGCGTGCTCTTCTTCATGGACGCGATCGGCCTGCGTCCGCAGATCGCCGCCATGTGCGACCGCATCGCCTCGTGGGGCTACGTCGTGATGGCGCCCAACGTCTTCCACCGCGACGGCGACGTCGCGACCCTGATGCCCACCGGCGACCTGCGCACCCCCGAGGGCCGTGAGGCGTTCATGGGCCCTGCGATGTCGCGGGTGCAGGCGCTCACCGCCGACCTCGCGGTCCCCGACATCGCCGCCTACGTCGCGGCCCTGCGCGGCCTGGACGGCGTCGACGACGGCCCGTTCGGCACCACCGGCTACTGCATGGGCGCCCGCCTCTCGATGCGGGCCGCCACGGCCCACCCCGACGACGTGGCCGCCTGCGGCGGCTTCCACGGTGGCGGCCTGGTCACCGACACGCCGGACAGCCCGCACCTCGGGCTCGCAGCGGCCCGGGCCGAGTTCGTCCTCGGCCACGCCGACCACGACCGCTCGATGCCGCCCGAGGCCGTCACCACCCTGGCCGAGGCCTTCGCGGCCCACGACCTGACCGCGCTCAACGAGATCTTCCCCGACGCGCCGCACGGCTACACGATGGCCGACACCTCGATGTACCAGGAGGCCGGTGCCGAGCGGCACTACCGCGAGCTGCAGGCCCTGCTCGACCGCGCCCTGTGAGCCGTGCGGTCGGTGGCTAGGCTGACGCCGTGATCACCGCCATCGTCCTCATCACCGCCGACGTCGACCGCATCCCCGAGGTCGCCCAGGCGATCGCCGACCTCGACGGCGTCACCGAGGTCTACTCGGTCGCCGGCGACGCCGACCTGGTCGCGATGGTGCGGGTGCGCCGGCACGAGGACCTGGCCGACGTCATCGCCGACCGGCTCAACAAGGTCGACGGCGTCACGGGCACCAACACCCACATCGCCTTCCGCACCTACTCCTCGCACGACCTGGAGTCGGCCTTCAGCCTCGGCATCGAGGACTGACCCGGCCGGCCTCGCCACCCGGAGGACGGGCGTCAGCCCGCGGCCAGCTCGCGGGTCGTGGCGACCCAGCGCTCGAGCAGCGCCGCCGCCGCCCCGGCGTCGACCGCCTCCTGGGCCCGCGCCACACCACGCGCCAGGGCCGCGACCAGCGAGTCGCGCGTCGGAGCGCCGGGCGCGCCCTCGGCCACGGCCAGCGCCATCCCGGCGTTGAGGACCACGGCGTCGCGCACCGGCCCGGTCTCGCCGGCGAGGACGCGCCGCGCCACGTCGGCGTTGAAGGCGGCGTCGCCGCCGCGCAGCGCCTCGACCGGCGCACTCGCCAGGCCGACGTCGCCGGGAGCCACCGACAGCTCGGTGACCTCGCCGGAGGCGACCCACCACACCGTCGACGACGTGGCCAGGGTCAGCTCGTCGAGCCCGTCGTCGCCCCGGAACACCGCCGCCGGGCGGCCCCGCCCGGCGAAGACCCCGGCGAGCAGCGGCGCCAGCCGGGCGTCGGCCGCCCCCACCGCGGCGTAGGTCGGCTGCCCCGGGTTGGTGA
Proteins encoded in this window:
- a CDS encoding Lrp/AsnC family transcriptional regulator; translated protein: MITAIVLITADVDRIPEVAQAIADLDGVTEVYSVAGDADLVAMVRVRRHEDLADVIADRLNKVDGVTGTNTHIAFRTYSSHDLESAFSLGIED
- a CDS encoding dienelactone hydrolase family protein; protein product: MSDLHLIDVPVPGGTAEAHVSRPPSGHGPGVLFFMDAIGLRPQIAAMCDRIASWGYVVMAPNVFHRDGDVATLMPTGDLRTPEGREAFMGPAMSRVQALTADLAVPDIAAYVAALRGLDGVDDGPFGTTGYCMGARLSMRAATAHPDDVAACGGFHGGGLVTDTPDSPHLGLAAARAEFVLGHADHDRSMPPEAVTTLAEAFAAHDLTALNEIFPDAPHGYTMADTSMYQEAGAERHYRELQALLDRAL
- a CDS encoding DEDD exonuclease domain-containing protein — encoded protein: MTMVQGTFDDLGTPLSSVTFVVVDLETTGGSPAECGITEIGAVKVRAGEVLGEFQTLVDPGEPIPAFIAVLTGITDAMVAGAPRIEAALPAFLEFAAGSVLVAHNARFDVSFLKAAAARTEHPWPGFPVLDTVHLARQLVRRDEVPNHRLGSLARLFRSRTTPDHRALHDARATVDVLHGLIERVGNLGVHSLEELLDYTARVSPARRRKRHLADDLPDAPGVYLFKDGHGHVLYVGTSVSIRTRVRSYFTASEHRRRMGEMVRLAESVSPVVCATTLEAEVRELRLIAEHKPRYNRRSRHPEKALWVKLTVEPFPRLSVVRAVAADDARYVGPFGSRHAAEAAVAAVHEVLPLRQCVERLSPTRPRAACALAEMGRCGAPCTGAQSVEQYSEVVGRAARLLSGGGRELLVALQERMDTLAAAERFEDAQVVRDRLVAFVRGATRSQRLDPLARIPELVAARRSVTGGWEVVCVRHGRLAGSTTSPRGADPMPYIAALRASAEVVSAPLAPATAATPEESEKVLRWLEAPGVRIVDVDGAWTCPVAGAAAVREELEPLETSRRAAAGFAGVR